In Sphingomonas sp. PAMC26645, one DNA window encodes the following:
- the sufB gene encoding Fe-S cluster assembly protein SufB: protein MATRNAEAYAAANKTYEWGFSSDIEQEFAPKGLSEDTVRFISAKKGEPQWMLDWRLKAFALWQTMEAPDWSKLNVPPIDYQDAYYYAEPKAKPKLGSLDEVDPEILRVYEKLGIPIGEQKMLAGVVEDPLNEDGTPKRRVAVDAVFDSVSVATTFRKELEAAGVIFRSISEAIKEYPELVRKWLGKVVPQRDNYFATLNSAVFSDGTFVYIPEGVRCPMELSTYFRINAENTGQFERTLIVADKGSYVSYLEGCTAPMRDENQLHAAVVELVVLDDAEIKYSTVQNWYPGDENGVGGIYNFVTKRALCQGKNSKVSWTQVETGSAITWKYPSCVLLGDGSVGEFYSVAVTNNRQQADTGTKMIHLGKNTRSTIVSKGISAGRSDNTYRGLVRVAPTAEGVRNFTQCDSLLLGDQCGAHTVPYIEVRNPSAQIEHEATTSKISEDQLFYAMSRGLDQEAAVALIVNGFAREVLQQLPMEFAVEAQKLLGISLEGSVG, encoded by the coding sequence ATGGCTACCCGGAACGCAGAGGCATACGCCGCCGCGAACAAGACGTACGAGTGGGGCTTCTCCTCGGACATCGAACAGGAATTCGCGCCCAAAGGTCTGTCGGAAGACACGGTGCGCTTCATTTCCGCCAAGAAGGGCGAGCCGCAGTGGATGCTCGACTGGCGGCTGAAGGCCTTCGCACTGTGGCAGACGATGGAGGCGCCCGACTGGTCGAAGCTCAACGTCCCCCCTATCGATTACCAGGACGCGTATTATTACGCGGAGCCCAAGGCGAAGCCGAAGCTCGGGTCGCTCGACGAGGTCGATCCCGAGATTCTGCGCGTCTACGAGAAGCTCGGCATTCCGATCGGCGAGCAGAAGATGCTGGCGGGCGTTGTCGAGGATCCACTGAACGAGGACGGCACGCCCAAGCGTCGCGTCGCGGTGGATGCGGTGTTCGACAGCGTCTCGGTCGCGACCACGTTCCGCAAGGAGCTTGAGGCTGCGGGCGTGATCTTCCGCTCGATCTCCGAGGCGATCAAGGAATATCCGGAGCTCGTCCGGAAGTGGCTCGGCAAGGTCGTGCCGCAGCGCGACAACTACTTCGCGACGCTGAACTCGGCGGTCTTCTCCGACGGGACGTTCGTCTACATCCCGGAGGGTGTGCGCTGCCCGATGGAGCTCTCGACGTATTTCCGGATCAACGCGGAGAATACCGGGCAGTTCGAGCGCACGCTGATCGTCGCCGACAAGGGCTCATACGTCTCGTATCTCGAAGGCTGCACCGCGCCGATGCGCGACGAGAACCAGCTGCATGCGGCGGTGGTCGAACTGGTCGTGCTCGACGATGCCGAGATCAAATATTCGACCGTGCAGAACTGGTATCCGGGCGACGAGAACGGCGTCGGCGGGATCTATAATTTCGTCACCAAACGTGCGTTGTGCCAGGGCAAGAACTCGAAGGTCAGCTGGACCCAGGTCGAGACCGGCAGCGCGATCACGTGGAAGTATCCGTCGTGCGTGCTGCTTGGCGATGGCTCGGTCGGCGAGTTCTATTCGGTCGCGGTGACGAACAATCGCCAGCAGGCCGATACCGGCACGAAGATGATCCACCTCGGCAAGAATACGCGATCCACGATCGTGTCTAAGGGGATCTCGGCCGGGCGTTCGGACAACACCTATCGCGGATTGGTGCGTGTCGCGCCGACCGCGGAGGGCGTGCGGAACTTCACCCAGTGCGACAGCCTGCTGCTCGGCGACCAGTGCGGCGCGCATACCGTGCCGTATATCGAGGTCCGCAACCCGTCCGCGCAGATCGAGCACGAAGCGACGACGTCGAAGATCTCCGAGGACCAGCTGTTCTACGCGATGTCGCGCGGGCTGGACCAGGAGGCGGCGGTGGCGCTGATCGTGAATGGCTTTGCGCGGGAAGTGCTGCAGCAGTTGCCGATGGAGTTCGCGGTGGAAGCGCAGAAGCTGCTGGGTATCAGCCTTGAGGGGTCGGTGGGGTGA
- a CDS encoding SUF system Fe-S cluster assembly regulator: protein MRLSSLADYAVVMMSAAARHCGGIARLNATLLAEETGVPLPTAQKLVSRLSAAGLIESTRGTGGGFRLSRPPAMISLADIIEAVEGPIALTSCVDGASQDCCVEQTCKVKPHWNAVNGAVRGALAGVSLASLSQTPVLQVPA, encoded by the coding sequence ATGCGTCTTTCCAGCCTTGCCGATTATGCGGTCGTGATGATGAGCGCCGCGGCGCGTCATTGCGGCGGGATCGCGCGGCTGAACGCGACGCTGCTCGCGGAGGAGACCGGCGTGCCGCTGCCGACCGCTCAGAAGCTGGTAAGCCGGCTTTCCGCCGCGGGGCTGATCGAGAGCACGCGCGGCACCGGCGGCGGGTTTCGCCTGTCGCGCCCGCCCGCGATGATCTCGCTGGCCGACATCATCGAGGCGGTCGAAGGTCCGATCGCGCTGACGTCTTGCGTCGATGGCGCGTCGCAGGATTGCTGCGTCGAGCAGACGTGCAAGGTGAAGCCGCACTGGAACGCCGTCAACGGCGCGGTCCGTGGTGCGCTCGCCGGCGTGTCGCTCGCCAGCCTTTCGCAAACCCCGGTTTTGCAGGTGCCCGCATGA
- a CDS encoding quinone-dependent dihydroorotate dehydrogenase — MAFYHPILFRLDAERAHTLTIAALAAWGKAGTPLAPSVPRLATTVAGIAFPNPVGLAAGVDKDGRAIDGFFGLGFGSVEIGTLTPLAQPGNPKPRIFRLPEDRAVINRLGFNNGGLDGALPRAQSAKRNGVLGINVGANKDATDRTADYVHGVTRAAPHADYITINISSPNTPGLRDLQHGAALRDLLAACTAAKGSTPIFLKVAPDLEPADIDDIARAALDNRIDALIVNNTTISRPGLRSTNAKETGGLSGAPLASLARQRLSDFRKATGAAIPLISVGGIDSGAEAYARLRAGASLVQLYTALVYEGPGLPARILRELDALLTRDGFATVSDAVGVDA, encoded by the coding sequence ATGGCCTTCTACCACCCGATCCTCTTCCGTCTCGACGCCGAGCGCGCGCATACCCTCACCATCGCTGCGCTTGCCGCATGGGGGAAGGCCGGCACGCCGCTCGCCCCCAGCGTACCGCGGCTCGCGACGACCGTAGCGGGGATCGCCTTTCCCAACCCGGTCGGCCTCGCGGCAGGCGTCGACAAGGATGGCCGCGCGATCGACGGGTTCTTCGGCCTTGGCTTCGGCAGCGTCGAGATCGGCACGCTCACGCCGCTCGCGCAGCCCGGCAATCCCAAACCCCGCATCTTCCGCCTCCCCGAAGACCGTGCGGTGATCAACCGTTTGGGATTCAACAATGGCGGCCTCGATGGCGCGCTTCCCCGGGCACAGAGCGCAAAGCGGAACGGCGTTCTCGGAATCAACGTCGGCGCGAACAAGGACGCGACTGACCGCACCGCTGACTACGTCCACGGCGTAACCCGAGCCGCGCCCCACGCCGATTACATCACCATCAACATCAGCTCCCCCAACACCCCCGGCCTGCGCGACCTCCAGCACGGTGCGGCCCTGCGCGATCTCCTCGCCGCCTGCACCGCCGCCAAGGGCAGCACGCCGATCTTCCTCAAGGTCGCCCCCGACCTCGAACCCGCCGATATCGACGACATCGCCCGCGCGGCGCTCGACAACCGGATCGACGCGCTGATCGTCAACAACACGACGATCTCGCGGCCCGGCCTGCGCTCGACCAACGCCAAGGAAACCGGCGGCCTCTCCGGCGCGCCGCTAGCGTCGCTAGCCCGCCAACGCCTGTCGGATTTCCGCAAGGCCACCGGCGCGGCGATCCCGCTGATCTCGGTCGGCGGCATAGACAGCGGCGCCGAAGCCTATGCCCGCCTCCGCGCCGGCGCGAGCCTCGTCCAGCTCTACACTGCGCTGGTCTACGAAGGCCCCGGCCTCCCCGCCCGCATCCTCCGCGAACTCGACGCGCTGCTGACTCGCGACGGATTTGCGACAGTCAGCGATGCGGTGGGCGTGGACGCCTAA
- the ggt gene encoding gamma-glutamyltransferase, producing the protein MKTSLLALALLVPAATVEARQPAPTKDQGMVSAADPRAAAAGVEILRAGGSATDAAIATMLALNVVEPQSSGIGGGSFWISHAAGGALSTIDAREEAPAAADARWFYAPDGTPLSHSDAVPGGRSVGIPGALRGMALAHRASGKLPWAQLFAPAIRLATNGFQASPRLVNGMTAYGDHITPETRKLFSAPDGSPVAIGAVIKNPQQAALLQRIATQGPDSFYVGPEAQKIVTAVNTAARNPSKMTLGDLASYDAKSRPPVCIKYRVYRVCGMGPPSSGGITVLMILKQLERFDMGKLGKDSAQAWHLFAESSRLAYADRDLYVGDPDFVRVPVQGMLDTKYLASRSSLISPTKTMANVTAGSPPGAPARTRAPVSEVPGTTDIATVDARGNVVEVTTTVEGYFGSGITVDGTVLNNQLTDFDIVPVKDGALVANRVEGGKRPRSSMSPTIVYGPDGKVRLAVGAAGGSTIIAQVAKAIIGVVDWKLSAQDSIALGLLYAPGHVAAAEKGTEREAMVPALQALGETVQVAALGLKANAIERVGGKWVGAADPRSEGVAMSQDGTVTQIQRVGKLQRAPE; encoded by the coding sequence ATGAAGACCTCACTCCTAGCGCTCGCCCTCCTCGTCCCCGCAGCCACCGTAGAGGCACGCCAACCCGCCCCAACCAAAGACCAGGGCATGGTCAGTGCAGCCGATCCCCGCGCCGCCGCCGCCGGCGTCGAGATCCTACGCGCCGGCGGCAGCGCCACCGACGCAGCCATCGCCACCATGCTCGCCCTCAACGTCGTCGAGCCGCAAAGCTCGGGCATCGGCGGCGGCAGCTTCTGGATCTCCCACGCGGCCGGCGGCGCGCTCAGCACAATCGACGCGCGCGAAGAGGCCCCCGCCGCCGCCGATGCGCGCTGGTTCTACGCCCCCGACGGCACGCCGCTCAGCCACAGCGACGCAGTCCCCGGCGGCCGCAGCGTCGGTATCCCCGGCGCGCTCCGTGGCATGGCGCTCGCGCACCGCGCCTCGGGCAAGCTCCCCTGGGCGCAACTGTTCGCCCCCGCGATCCGCCTCGCGACCAACGGCTTCCAGGCCTCCCCCCGCCTCGTCAACGGGATGACGGCCTATGGCGACCACATCACGCCCGAGACGCGCAAGCTCTTCTCCGCCCCCGACGGCTCGCCGGTCGCGATCGGCGCGGTCATCAAGAACCCGCAGCAGGCCGCGCTCCTCCAGCGCATCGCCACCCAAGGCCCCGACAGCTTCTACGTCGGCCCCGAGGCGCAGAAGATCGTCACCGCGGTCAACACTGCCGCGCGCAATCCGTCGAAAATGACGCTCGGCGACCTCGCCAGCTACGACGCCAAGTCGCGCCCGCCGGTCTGCATTAAATACCGCGTCTACCGCGTCTGCGGGATGGGCCCGCCCTCGTCCGGCGGCATCACCGTGCTGATGATCCTGAAGCAGCTCGAACGCTTCGACATGGGCAAGCTCGGCAAGGACAGCGCGCAAGCCTGGCACCTGTTCGCCGAATCCTCGCGTCTCGCCTATGCCGACCGCGACCTGTACGTCGGCGATCCGGACTTCGTCCGCGTACCGGTGCAGGGCATGCTCGACACCAAGTATCTCGCATCGCGCTCGTCACTGATCTCCCCTACGAAGACGATGGCGAACGTCACCGCCGGCTCGCCTCCCGGCGCCCCCGCACGCACCCGAGCGCCGGTCAGCGAAGTCCCCGGCACCACCGACATCGCGACGGTCGACGCGCGCGGCAACGTCGTCGAGGTGACCACCACCGTCGAGGGCTATTTCGGCTCCGGCATCACCGTCGACGGTACGGTCCTCAACAACCAGCTCACCGACTTTGACATCGTCCCCGTCAAGGACGGCGCCCTCGTCGCCAACCGCGTCGAGGGTGGCAAGCGACCGCGCAGCTCGATGAGCCCGACGATCGTTTACGGCCCCGACGGGAAGGTCCGCCTCGCGGTTGGCGCAGCAGGCGGCTCGACGATCATCGCGCAGGTGGCGAAGGCGATCATCGGCGTGGTCGACTGGAAACTGTCCGCGCAGGACTCGATCGCACTCGGGCTGCTCTATGCACCGGGGCATGTCGCAGCCGCCGAAAAGGGCACCGAGCGCGAGGCGATGGTCCCCGCGTTGCAGGCGCTAGGCGAGACCGTCCAGGTCGCAGCGCTAGGCCTGAAGGCAAACGCGATCGAACGCGTAGGCGGCAAATGGGTTGGCGCGGCGGATCCGCGGAGCGAAGGCGTCGCGATGAGCCAGGACGGCACCGTCACCCAGATCCAACGCGTCGGAAAACTCCAGCGCGCGCCTGAATAA
- a CDS encoding AMP-dependent synthetase/ligase, with protein MARQLERFPNLVTMFFTRAAEKGDAPFLWTKTGGTWVATSWAEAARQVASLSTALTAIGLKRGDRVMLVAENRPEWCLSDLAIMAAGCVTVPTYVTNTERDHLHIIENAGACAIIVSTAKLAKTLLPAVIRSNQAQTVIGFEDMKVPAGIDFHNRHALIAAHKTAPDTAAARADFEREDLACIIYTSGTGGAPRGVMQHHGAILHNCAGCASVISEDFGWDDEVFLSFLPLSHAYEHTGGQHFPISLGGQIYYAEGLEKLAANIEETRPTIMFVVPRLFEVLRTRISKTIEKQGGASAYLLRQALDIGGKRYAGRLRLVDRPMQAAVATLFKPKISKKFGGRLKAMISGGAPLNPEVGLFFEALGLTFLQGYGQTEAAPVISCNRPKAGVRMDSVGPALKDTEVRIAEDGEILVRGELVMHGYWRNDAETAKVLKDGWLHTGDIGEIDDRGRIRITDRKKDLIINDKGENVAPQKVEGMLTLQPEIAQAMIAGDKRPYMVALIVPDPEWTQEWCAKNGDACSFTRLAENSEFRTAIGHAVERVNKDLTVTERVRRFVLADGPFTIENEQLTPSLKIRRHVLKQAYGERLDALYK; from the coding sequence ATGGCCCGCCAGCTCGAACGCTTCCCGAACCTCGTCACGATGTTCTTCACGCGCGCCGCCGAGAAAGGCGACGCCCCGTTCCTCTGGACCAAAACGGGCGGCACGTGGGTCGCTACCAGCTGGGCCGAAGCGGCGCGCCAGGTAGCCAGCCTATCCACCGCGCTAACTGCGATAGGCCTGAAACGCGGCGACCGCGTCATGCTCGTCGCCGAGAACCGCCCCGAATGGTGCCTCAGCGACCTCGCAATCATGGCGGCGGGGTGCGTCACCGTGCCGACTTACGTCACCAACACCGAACGCGATCACCTCCACATCATCGAGAATGCCGGCGCCTGCGCGATCATCGTCTCGACCGCGAAGCTCGCGAAGACGCTCCTCCCCGCGGTCATCCGCTCGAACCAGGCGCAGACCGTGATCGGGTTCGAGGACATGAAGGTCCCTGCCGGAATCGACTTCCACAACCGGCACGCGCTGATCGCCGCGCACAAGACCGCCCCCGACACCGCCGCCGCCCGCGCCGACTTCGAACGCGAAGACCTCGCCTGCATCATCTACACGAGCGGCACCGGCGGCGCCCCGCGCGGTGTCATGCAGCACCACGGTGCGATCCTCCACAATTGCGCCGGCTGCGCGTCCGTCATCTCGGAAGATTTCGGCTGGGACGACGAGGTCTTCCTCTCGTTCCTCCCCTTGAGCCACGCGTACGAGCACACAGGCGGCCAGCATTTTCCGATCTCGCTCGGCGGCCAGATCTACTACGCGGAAGGCCTCGAAAAGCTCGCCGCGAACATCGAGGAAACGCGCCCGACGATCATGTTCGTCGTCCCCCGCCTGTTCGAAGTCCTTCGCACGCGCATCTCGAAGACGATCGAGAAACAGGGCGGCGCCTCGGCGTACCTCCTGCGCCAGGCCCTCGACATCGGCGGCAAGCGCTATGCCGGCCGCCTGCGGCTGGTCGACCGCCCCATGCAGGCCGCCGTCGCGACGCTCTTCAAGCCGAAGATTTCGAAGAAGTTCGGTGGTCGACTGAAGGCGATGATCTCTGGCGGCGCACCGCTCAATCCCGAGGTGGGCCTGTTCTTCGAGGCACTCGGGCTCACCTTCCTGCAGGGCTATGGCCAGACCGAGGCCGCGCCGGTCATCTCGTGCAACCGCCCAAAGGCCGGCGTCCGGATGGATTCGGTCGGCCCTGCGCTCAAGGATACCGAGGTGCGGATCGCCGAGGACGGCGAGATCCTGGTGCGCGGCGAACTCGTCATGCACGGCTATTGGCGCAACGATGCCGAGACCGCGAAGGTGCTGAAGGACGGCTGGCTCCACACCGGCGACATCGGCGAGATCGATGATCGCGGCCGGATCCGCATCACCGACCGCAAGAAGGACCTGATCATCAACGACAAGGGCGAGAACGTCGCCCCGCAAAAAGTCGAGGGGATGCTCACGCTCCAGCCCGAGATCGCGCAGGCGATGATCGCCGGCGACAAGCGCCCGTACATGGTGGCGCTGATCGTGCCCGATCCGGAGTGGACGCAGGAATGGTGCGCGAAGAACGGCGACGCGTGCAGCTTCACGCGGCTGGCCGAGAACAGCGAGTTCCGGACAGCGATCGGGCATGCGGTCGAGCGGGTGAACAAGGACCTGACCGTAACGGAGCGCGTACGCAGGTTCGTCCTAGCGGACGGCCCGTTCACGATCGAAAACGAGCAGCTGACACCCAGCCTAAAGATCCGCCGCCACGTCCTGAAACAGGCCTATGGCGAGAGGCTGGACGCGCTCTACAAATAA
- a CDS encoding M16 family metallopeptidase: protein MVSFSRLYRAPVLIPVILGLAIPASGQMATQQAVSTPTKEAPTLPELSGIDTTAWLYKGSDLTRDPEWKFGTLPNGMRFAVRKNGVPPGQVSVRVRIDAGSLNETDSERGFAHFIEHLSFRGSEYVPDGEAKRVWQRFGATFGSDTNAQTTPTSTTFKLDLPSATEAGLDESLKIMSGMMEKPVITDASVTAERPVVLAEQREQPGPQVRFGDAIRATFFAGQPLADRSPIGNIKTLEAATGATVKAFHDRWYRPENTVVIISGDMDPALFGRLIVKNFADWKGIGPVVPAPDFGKPDPKAPVSATIVEPAIPAVVTLGVVRPWEYKDDTAIMNQKRLVDVLATRLISRRLETRARAGGSFLQAGVSIDDVSRSANLTSVNIVPIGTDWESALKDVRAVIADAQTNAPSQAEVDREYADFDTIMRTSVETAKVEAGSKQADDMVGALDIRETVAGPETSYKILQDAKAKGMFTPATLLASSKAIFEGTATRALVNTQAPDAGAANKLATALKADVSGLAGKRRAQAAVDFSKLPSLGKPGVVASREKIAAFDMEQVNFANGTRVLLFPNAGETGRVYVRVRFGGGYTAIPSNRPTPAWAGDLALVAGGIGKLDQGDLDQLTAGRRIGLDFGIDDDAFTLSAITSPADYSDQLRLMAAKLAFPAWDPAPVARARVAALAGFAGYDSSPDGVLSRDLEGLLRAGDPRWGTPSKPTVEALNAKDFRAFWESILKTGPIEVSIFGDVKTEDAIAAVAKSFGAMKPRTAVSTVGAPVGFPAHNATPVMRAHTGPENQAAAVIAWPTGGGIDNIVEARRLDVLAQVFSDRLFERLRQAAGASYSPNVSSQWPVGMNTGGRMVAIGQVAPDKVSFFFQIARQIAAELVSTPIAADELDRIKKPMGQYILRASTGNQFWLQQLGGATFDPRRIAATQRIASDLVATTPVELQATAAKYLRPEKDWTMAVVPAATPAKK, encoded by the coding sequence ATGGTGTCCTTTTCGCGCTTGTACCGCGCTCCCGTCCTCATCCCCGTCATCCTCGGCCTCGCCATTCCGGCGAGCGGCCAGATGGCGACGCAGCAGGCCGTATCCACCCCCACGAAGGAAGCGCCGACGCTTCCCGAGCTGTCGGGGATCGATACGACCGCGTGGCTCTACAAGGGCAGCGATCTCACGCGGGATCCGGAGTGGAAGTTCGGCACGTTGCCCAATGGCATGCGCTTTGCGGTGCGCAAGAACGGCGTGCCACCGGGCCAGGTGTCGGTGCGCGTGCGGATCGATGCGGGGTCACTGAACGAGACCGACAGCGAACGTGGCTTCGCGCATTTCATCGAGCATCTGTCGTTCCGCGGCTCGGAATACGTGCCGGACGGCGAGGCGAAGCGCGTCTGGCAGCGGTTCGGGGCGACTTTCGGCTCGGATACCAACGCGCAGACGACGCCGACCTCGACCACGTTCAAGCTCGATCTTCCGTCGGCGACCGAGGCTGGCCTCGACGAGAGCCTGAAGATCATGTCGGGGATGATGGAAAAGCCGGTCATCACCGACGCGTCGGTCACCGCCGAGCGTCCGGTCGTGCTGGCGGAACAGCGCGAACAGCCGGGGCCGCAGGTGCGGTTCGGCGATGCGATCCGCGCGACGTTCTTCGCCGGACAGCCGCTCGCGGATCGTTCGCCAATCGGCAATATCAAGACGCTGGAGGCCGCCACTGGCGCCACGGTCAAGGCGTTCCACGATCGCTGGTATCGGCCGGAGAACACTGTCGTCATCATTTCGGGCGACATGGATCCGGCGTTGTTCGGGCGCCTGATCGTCAAGAACTTCGCGGACTGGAAGGGCATCGGCCCGGTCGTGCCAGCGCCCGATTTCGGCAAGCCCGATCCGAAGGCGCCGGTCTCCGCGACGATCGTCGAGCCGGCGATTCCGGCGGTGGTGACGCTCGGCGTGGTGCGGCCTTGGGAGTATAAGGACGACACCGCGATCATGAACCAGAAGCGGCTGGTCGACGTGCTGGCGACGCGGCTGATCAGTCGGCGGCTCGAGACGCGGGCACGCGCGGGCGGGAGTTTCCTGCAGGCGGGCGTATCGATCGACGACGTGTCGCGCTCGGCGAACCTGACCAGCGTCAACATCGTGCCGATCGGCACCGACTGGGAATCGGCGTTGAAGGACGTGCGCGCGGTGATCGCCGACGCGCAGACCAACGCGCCGAGCCAGGCCGAAGTCGATCGCGAATATGCCGATTTCGACACGATCATGCGGACCAGCGTCGAGACGGCGAAGGTCGAGGCGGGCTCGAAGCAGGCGGACGACATGGTCGGTGCGCTCGACATCCGCGAGACGGTCGCGGGGCCGGAGACGTCGTACAAGATTTTGCAGGACGCCAAGGCGAAGGGCATGTTCACGCCCGCCACGCTGCTCGCGTCGAGCAAGGCGATCTTCGAGGGAACTGCTACCCGGGCGCTCGTGAATACGCAGGCGCCTGATGCGGGGGCTGCGAACAAATTGGCGACCGCTTTGAAGGCTGACGTATCGGGGCTGGCCGGCAAGCGGCGTGCTCAGGCTGCGGTCGACTTTTCGAAGCTGCCGTCGCTCGGCAAGCCGGGCGTCGTCGCGAGCCGCGAGAAGATCGCCGCGTTCGACATGGAGCAGGTGAACTTCGCCAACGGCACGCGCGTGCTCCTGTTCCCGAACGCGGGCGAGACCGGGCGCGTGTATGTGCGCGTACGATTCGGCGGCGGCTATACCGCGATCCCGTCGAACCGGCCGACGCCGGCCTGGGCGGGCGATCTCGCGCTGGTCGCAGGGGGTATCGGCAAGCTCGACCAAGGCGATCTTGACCAGTTGACCGCGGGTCGGCGGATCGGGCTCGACTTCGGGATCGACGACGATGCGTTCACGCTGAGCGCGATCACGTCGCCGGCGGATTATTCGGATCAGTTGCGGTTGATGGCGGCGAAACTCGCATTCCCGGCGTGGGATCCGGCTCCTGTAGCACGTGCTCGGGTGGCGGCTCTGGCGGGCTTCGCTGGGTATGATTCGTCGCCCGACGGCGTGTTGTCGCGCGACCTCGAAGGCCTGCTGCGCGCGGGCGATCCGCGTTGGGGGACGCCGTCGAAGCCGACCGTCGAGGCGCTGAATGCAAAGGACTTCCGCGCGTTCTGGGAGTCGATCCTGAAGACCGGGCCGATCGAGGTTTCGATCTTCGGCGATGTGAAGACCGAGGATGCGATCGCGGCGGTGGCGAAGTCGTTCGGGGCGATGAAGCCGCGGACGGCGGTGTCGACGGTGGGGGCGCCGGTCGGCTTCCCCGCGCACAACGCGACGCCGGTGATGCGCGCGCATACCGGACCTGAGAACCAAGCTGCGGCGGTGATCGCTTGGCCGACCGGTGGCGGGATCGACAACATCGTCGAGGCGCGGCGTCTCGATGTGCTGGCGCAGGTGTTCAGCGACCGGCTGTTCGAGCGGCTCCGGCAGGCGGCGGGCGCGAGCTACAGCCCCAACGTGTCGAGCCAGTGGCCAGTGGGCATGAACACCGGCGGCCGGATGGTGGCGATCGGGCAGGTCGCGCCGGACAAGGTGTCGTTCTTCTTCCAGATTGCTCGCCAGATCGCGGCGGAACTGGTGTCGACGCCGATCGCGGCGGACGAGCTGGACCGGATCAAGAAGCCGATGGGGCAGTATATCCTGCGCGCGTCGACCGGGAACCAGTTCTGGTTGCAGCAGCTCGGCGGCGCGACGTTCGATCCGCGGCGGATCGCGGCGACGCAGCGGATCGCGAGCGATCTGGTGGCGACCACGCCGGTGGAGTTGCAGGCGACGGCGGCGAAGTATCTGCGGCCGGAGAAGGACTGGACGATGGCCGTCGTGCCGGCTGCGACTCCCGCGAAGAAGTGA
- a CDS encoding aspartyl/asparaginyl beta-hydroxylase domain-containing protein, translating to MTVEAELGHELGQCSLWRDSGEPAVRRSARVPDLNVISGAPKPGAPMVAEANRPLIIRVGKHLRGVFDRMIASSSLVANDPVLDVRDFAWTAGLRDNWTAIRDEAVRVALQGEASPSLATISPDHRSIAEVDKWRSFFLYGYGYPIEESLARCPHTAAAVARIPGLNSAFFSILAPGTHIPEHRGVTKGLITCHLGLIVPRDGDVRMRVHDRVVRWAEGETLVFDDTYQHEVWNDTTGTRVVLLIQFERPLRNPGKWIADLFLGVVRRSAFVQDAVRNIGNWNAAVKAMDV from the coding sequence ATGACGGTCGAAGCCGAACTGGGGCACGAACTGGGGCAGTGTTCATTGTGGCGGGATTCGGGCGAACCGGCAGTACGCCGCAGCGCCCGCGTGCCCGATCTCAACGTCATATCCGGCGCGCCCAAACCCGGTGCGCCGATGGTCGCCGAGGCCAACCGCCCGCTGATCATCCGCGTCGGCAAGCATTTGCGCGGCGTGTTCGACCGCATGATCGCGTCGTCCTCGCTGGTCGCCAACGATCCGGTGCTTGACGTCCGCGACTTCGCCTGGACCGCAGGCCTGCGCGACAACTGGACCGCGATCCGCGACGAAGCCGTCCGCGTCGCGCTGCAAGGCGAAGCATCGCCCAGCCTCGCGACGATCTCGCCCGATCACCGCTCGATCGCCGAGGTCGACAAATGGCGCTCGTTCTTCCTCTATGGCTACGGCTACCCGATCGAGGAAAGCCTCGCGCGCTGCCCGCATACGGCAGCAGCCGTCGCGCGCATTCCCGGCCTCAACAGCGCGTTCTTCTCGATCCTCGCGCCGGGCACGCACATCCCCGAGCATCGCGGCGTGACCAAGGGCCTCATCACCTGCCACCTCGGCCTGATCGTCCCTCGCGACGGCGACGTCCGCATGCGCGTCCACGACCGCGTGGTACGTTGGGCGGAAGGCGAGACGCTCGTGTTCGACGACACCTATCAGCACGAGGTCTGGAACGACACGACCGGCACCCGCGTCGTGTTGCTGATCCAGTTCGAACGCCCCCTGCGCAACCCCGGCAAGTGGATCGCCGACCTGTTCCTCGGCGTCGTCCGCCGCTCCGCCTTCGTCCAGGACGCGGTCCGCAACATCGGCAACTGGAACGCCGCGGTGAAGGCAATGGACGTCTGA